In the genome of Henningerozyma blattae CBS 6284 chromosome 5, complete genome, one region contains:
- the TBLA0E03820 gene encoding uncharacterized protein (similar to Saccharomyces cerevisiae RPI1 (YIL119C); ancestral locus Anc_2.244), translated as MELFQPDFTLLSQNDNNNNNVSENNNNNKILDSNNKLAGIIASKNIKNNNYKLNQNVVINNKNNPDNTTIVDIKRIINDKDLKKNSIPLHLHHLHHNHNDINSPTNALIKSGPILQRSIPTIFKPNSSSSSSYYSNYNGTGNGSEIGNVNILNSTNAIGNNSYNINKVTNSINTNTITKTSLSVSSASTASSVSSSSSKLRPTSNSTSNSSLNNQSDQINNPSTSSNSSIKSSETDINNTGNMFTKSISSDVITTTNNNNNTNNMTFHNDSNNVRQIRKKWKEMENIALLKVLLNYSYLLNYVEFFKPMKNFWLKISKVLLIEYSIKRNPRQCHDRFKVLYLKSFKINNSPMNNLSSQSQFDETDNPNHNDSTTIYNNELNHLLLQIRKTFGFSNGNIILKNVHSHKNINNDSSNNNEQHGTNINSSMLDQDNSNINTASMIQCDKKQYMDTMFQSIYNIITNLQNQVDILKNQVDLMDKRYTEQNLMFQNMFFPNSNMNPTANENLNASSINNQNSINLQQQTSQTQSNQTQSTQPQSISQQFNTFMNQYSNINFNNTNVNTAVNGQNTNQSNNIISSPTAYSQIPSAYQSNHNSSFSAQNPTPNIPTILSRSVNPITNSLHKNTISSNLSTSLPISSTLRAPDVIIPNVQILSTSTITKIGTEAENDDHNNSE; from the coding sequence ATGGAATTATTCCAACCAGATTTTACTTTGTTATCtcaaaatgataataacaacaataatgtttctgaaaataacaataataataaaatcttagattctaataataaattagcaGGAATTATTGctagtaaaaatattaaaaataataactataaattaaatcagAATGTAGTCatcaacaataaaaataatccTGACAATACTACGATAGtagatataaaaagaattatcaatgataaagatttgaaaaaaaattcaataccacttcatcttcatcatcttcatcataatcataatGATATAAATTCTCCTACTAATgcattaataaaatcagGCCCTATTTTACAACGCTCTATCCCTACTATATTTAAaccaaattcttcatcatcatcatcttattattcaaattataatgGAACTGGGAATGGGAGTGAAATTGGGAATGTTAATATACTTAATAGTACTAATGCTATTGGAAACAATAGTTAcaatataaataaagttACTAATTCtataaatacaaatacaattaCAAAGACGTCATTATCTGTTTCATCTGCTTCTACTGCCTCTTCGgtatcatcttcatcgtCAAAATTAAGACcaacttcaaattcaacttcaaattcatcgttaaataatcaatcggatcaaattaataatccatctacttcttcaaattcaagtATAAAGAGTTCTGAAACAGATATTAACAATACAGGTAATATGTTTACcaaatcaatttcttccGATGTAAttactactactaataataataataatactaataatatgacTTTCCACAATGATTCTAACAATGTAAGACAGATTAGGAAAAAATGGAAAGAAATGGAAAACAttgcattattaaaagttttattgaattattcatatctattaaattatgtagaatttttcaaaccgatgaaaaatttttggttaaaaatatctaaagtgttattaattgaatattctattaaaagaaatccAAGACAATGTCATGATAGATTTAaagtattatatttaaaatcatttaaaatcaataattctccaatgaataatttatctaGTCAATCACAATTTGATGAAACAGATAATCCTAATCATAATGATTCAACTACGATTTATAACaatgaattaaatcatttattattacaaattaGGAAGACTTTTGGGTTTTCTAatggtaatattattttgaaaaatgtgCATTCgcataaaaatataaataatgattcgAGTAATAATAACGAACAACATGGTACAAACATAAATTCCTCGATGCTTGATCaagataattcaaatattaatacagCATCAATGATTCAATGTGATAAGAAACAATATATGGATACAATGTTTCAAtctatttataatattattacaaatttacaaaatcaaGTAGATATCTTAAAGAATCAAGTAGATCTTATGGATAAAAGATATACTGAACAAAATTTGATGTTTCAAAATATGTTTTTCcctaattcaaatatgaaTCCTACagctaatgaaaatttaaacgCATCATCgataaataatcaaaattcaataaactTGCAACAACAGACGAGTCAAACACAATCAAATCAAACGCAATCAACTCAACCACAAAGTATCTCACAACAATTTAATACTTTTATGAATCAATATTCAAACATCAATTTCAACAACACCAATGTAAATACAGCAGTCAATGGGCAAAATACTAACCAAagcaataatattatttccaGTCCTACAGCATACTCTCAAATACCAAGCGCATACCAATCAAATCACAATTCTTCCTTCTCTGCACAAAACCCCACTCCAAATATACCAACTATTTTATCAAGAAGTGTTAATCCTATTACAAACTCGCTTcataaaaatacaatttcAAGCAATCTATCTACTTCTTTACCCATTAGTTCGACTCTAAGAGCCCCAGACGTTATCATTCCCAATGTTCAAATACTTTCTACTAGCACAATAACAAAGATTGGCACTGAAGCTGAAAACGATgatcataataatagtgAATAG
- the MTQ1 gene encoding S-adenosylmethionine-dependent methyltransferase (similar to Saccharomyces cerevisiae MTQ1 (YNL063W); ancestral locus Anc_2.245) produces MPRVSPTQLRKARDVHKVLPYLLAPTQGSQNMALQELRWLSQSFKTRLSLTWACRKRHSNYPLQYLLGSQPFNNLEVLCEENVLIPRWETEEWSRAISVALERSLRPDMNQLNIVDLCSGTGCILLSLLSYLEPDQIKTAIGVDISPIAIELIKKNIIFNQLNLYDVKLIRKDINNCQTPIHFENHIDILTCNPPYIPTLNYNSSVSTSVKLYEPSLALKGDLIFYKTLLTRYLPFTDSFFLNLPIVTNLIILKHH; encoded by the coding sequence ATGCCACGGGTGTCCCCTACACAACTTAGAAAAGCTCGTGACGTACATAAGGTTCTTCCTTATTTGCTAGCTCCCACACAGGGTTCACAAAATATGGCATTGCAAGAGCTTCGATGGCTGTCTCAAAGCTTTAAAACGCGGCTCTCGTTGACTTGGGCGTGCCGTAAAAGGCATTCGAATTATCCATTGCAATACCTATTGGGAAGTCAACCCTTTAATAACTTGGAGGTTCTGTGTGAAGAAAATGTATTGATCCCAAGATGGGAAACTGAAGAATGGTCAAGAGCCATCTCTGTAGCGCTTGAGAGATCATTGCGACCAGACATGAATCAACTAAACATCGTGGATCTTTGTTCTGGAACTGGTTGTATCTTACTGTCTCTACTGTCATATTTGGAACCGGACCAGATAAAAACAGCTATTGGTGTTGATATTTCACCAATTGCAATAGagttaattaaaaaaaatataatttttaatcaattaaatttatatgatGTCAAGTTGATTCGaaaagatataaataattgtcAAACTCCGATacattttgaaaatcaCATAGATATTTTAACTTGCAATCCACCATACATACCGACCTTGAATTATAATTCTTCTGTGTCAACATCTGTAAAATTATATGAACCTTCTTTGGCATTAAAGGgtgatttaattttttataaaacgTTGTTAACACGTTATTTACCATTCACAGattccttttttttgaatttgccAATAGTAAccaatttaattattttaaaacatcATTAG
- the GCD10 gene encoding tRNA 1-methyladenosine methyltransferase subunit GCD10 (similar to Saccharomyces cerevisiae GCD10 (YNL062C); ancestral locus Anc_2.246) — protein sequence MDSSKVISFNQHVVLELPSGNLKIAELRPNNSISLGKFGAFYINDIIGYPLGSRFEINYEVKEGEEGFAEDSKEKKKPKHMQKKIPIGKAKLMIETPAINETSDDNEDRSDSIGTIADELEYENSLNNKNLNIKGNPSEIQELSMAEIEEMKKQYANTNSQDIINKIIQSHKEFNLKTKYSQLKYLNRKKSKFSKEFIVHKMTGRLLLNYLIDKGDIQRIMDMSEESIGMILNYGNVKSNGKYLVIDETGGLLVYFMMERMFGHVTENDMENKKFEGEIIVIHENEHVNLDLLKFSNYSEKFIKKHIKSISILDFFEPPTEEEINNGFTKLTREELSKLSNGERNVYQRRIKGYYKQCQIVELTKNDRKYDGLIVASTLQLTQLIPRLGPKIHGSRSIICYSQFKEILLELSHELYSDLNYLAPTLMETRCRPYQSVRGKLHPLMTMRGGGGYLMWSLKVEPAPPIPSIEIEPKEDISETKNEETEAETKKQKI from the coding sequence ATGGACTCATCTAAAGTGATTTCATTCAACCAACATGTTGTTTTAGAATTACCATCTGgtaatttaaagattgcTGAATTGAGgccaaataattcaatatcgTTAGGAAAATTTGGTgcattttatattaatgatattattggaTATCCATTAGGTAGCAGGTTTGAAATTAACTATGAAGTTAAGGAAGGCGAAGAGGGATTTGCTGAAGattctaaagaaaaaaagaaaccaAAGCATAtgcaaaagaaaataccAATTGGTAAAGCTAAATTAATGATTGAAACTCCAGCAATTAATGAGACTagtgatgataatgaagataGATCTGATAGCATTGGCACCATAGCGGATGAACTAGAATATGAAAATAgtttaaacaataaaaatctTAATATTAAAGGTAATCCAAGCGAGATTCAGGAATTAAGTATGGCTGAGATCgaagaaatgaaaaaacaGTATGCCAATACCAATAGtcaagatattattaataaaatcattcaatcacataaagaatttaatttgaaGACCAAATATTctcaattaaaatatttaaatcgtaagaaatctaaattttctaaagaatttattgtTCATAAAATGACTGGTAGATTATTGTTAAATTACTTAATAGATAAAGGTGATATTCAAAGAATCATGGATATGTCTGAAGAAAGTATTGGTATGATTTTAAACTATGGGAATGTTAAATCTAATGGTAAATATCTCGTTATTGATGAGACTGGTGGTCTTTTAGTATATTTTATGATGGAAAGAATGTTTGGTCATGTTACAGAAAATGAcatggaaaataaaaaatttgaaggtgaaattattgttatCCATGAAAATGAACACGTAAACTtggatttattaaaattctcCAATTATAGTgagaaatttattaaaaaacatattaaaagtatttCCATACTAGATTTCTTTGAACCACCtactgaagaagaaataaataatggtTTTACAAAATTGACCAGAGAAGAATTAAGTAAATTGAGTAATGGTGAAAGAAATGTTTATCAAAGACGTATTAAGGGGTACTATAAACAGTGTCAGATTGTTGAATTGACTAAAAATGACCGTAAATATGATGGTCTTATAGTAGCCAGTACTTTGCAACTGACTCAATTAATACCTAGATTAGGACCTAAGATTCATGGTAGTAGAAGTATCATCTGTTACAGTCAATTTAAGGAAATTCTACTGGAACTATCGCATGAATTATATTCtgatttgaattatctGGCACCAACGTTAATGGAAACTAGGTGTAGACCATATCAAAGTGTTCGTGGTAAATTGCATCCTCTAATGACTATGAGAGGTGGTGGTGGTTATTTGATGTGGAGTCTAAAAGTAGAACCTGCCCCACCAATTCCAAGCATTGAAATTGAACCAAAAGAAGACATATCAGAAACCAAGAATGAAGAAACTGAAGCTGAAActaagaaacaaaaaatataa